The following is a genomic window from Bacillota bacterium.
TGTCGAAAAATCCCGGGTGCGAATGGACATAGCCGGCTTAAACCACATGGTCTTCGGCCTAGATGTCTACCTCGACGGCAAAAGCGTCCTCGAAGAAACCCTTGCGAAAATGGGCAAAGAAGCGGCGCAAATGAGCATGAACAATGTCACCGACCTGCCCTGGTCCCACTCCTTCCTAAAGGGTTTGGGCGCAATTCCCTGTGCGTATCACCGCTATTATTGGCTCAAGCAGGGAATGCTCTCTGAGAACCTTAAGGATTACCAAGCAGGCGTTTCCCGGGGCCAACAGGTAAAAACCATGGAAGCGGAGTTATTCAGAAAATACGCCGACCCGAACCTAGCTGATAAGCCGGCTGAACTGGAACAACGAGGCGGCGCCTATTACAGCGACGCCGCCTGCGACTTGATTACCTCAATCTACACCGACAAACAGGATATCCAGGTGGTCAACACCGTGAATAACGGCGCGATATCCTCGCTGCCCGATGATGTAGTTGTCGAAGTCTCCTCCCTTATTACCAAAGACGGACCCCGCCCCATAACCATGGGCAGCTTGCCCGTCGCCGGTCTGGGCCTGATCCAGCAAATGAAGGCATTCGAAATTCTCGCCTGTGAGGCTGCCATGTCCGGCAGTTATGAAACTGCACTGGTGGCCATGGTCACCAACCCTCTGGTCCAGGACGAAAGAATCGCCCGCCAGGTACTTGATGAAATGCTCCTCGCCCATAAAGATTATCTGCCTCAGTTTCAGGAGGTAGTAAAGCATTTGGAGGCTTGTGATGCAACTGATAGTTAACGCCGATGATTTCGGTTACTCCCCAGGACAGAACTTTGGCATCATCGATGCATTTGAAA
Proteins encoded in this region:
- a CDS encoding 6-phospho-beta-glucosidase, which translates into the protein MKKSCKVVAIGGGSSYTPELIEGLINRHHELPVAELWLVDVEAGKNKLAKITALARRMIAKAGLDITVHSSFDRELALAGADFVLTQFRVGQLEARILDESIPAKYGLLGQETNGAGGLFKGLRTIPIIFDIINDCQRLCPDAWIISFTNPAGMITEAVFRHTQWKKFIGLCNLPIGMEMAAARMFGVEKSRVRMDIAGLNHMVFGLDVYLDGKSVLEETLAKMGKEAAQMSMNNVTDLPWSHSFLKGLGAIPCAYHRYYWLKQGMLSENLKDYQAGVSRGQQVKTMEAELFRKYADPNLADKPAELEQRGGAYYSDAACDLITSIYTDKQDIQVVNTVNNGAISSLPDDVVVEVSSLITKDGPRPITMGSLPVAGLGLIQQMKAFEILACEAAMSGSYETALVAMVTNPLVQDERIARQVLDEMLLAHKDYLPQFQEVVKHLEACDATDS